In Mycobacterium tuberculosis H37Rv, a single window of DNA contains:
- the nrdB gene encoding ribonucleoside-diphosphate reductase subunit beta NrdB (Belongs to the ribonucleoside diphosphate reductase small chain family. Cofactor: iron, manganese), with translation MTRTRSGSLAAGGLNWASLPLKLFAGGNAKFWHPADIDFTRDRADWEKLSDDERDYATRLCTQFIAGEEAVTEDIQPFMSAMRAEGRLADEMYLTQFAFEEAKHTQVFRMWLDAVGISEDLHRYLDDLPAYRQIFYAELPECLNALSADPSPAAQVRASVTYNHIVEGMLALTGYYAWHKICVERAILPGMQELVRRIGDDERRHMAWGTFTCRRHVAADDANWTVFETRMNELIPLALRLIEEGFALYGDQPPFDLSKDDFLQYSTDKGMRRFGTISNARGRPVAEIDVDYSPAQLEDTFADEDRRTLAAASA, from the coding sequence ATGACACGCACACGTTCGGGCTCGCTCGCCGCGGGCGGACTCAACTGGGCGAGCCTGCCACTGAAGCTGTTCGCCGGGGGCAACGCAAAGTTCTGGCATCCGGCCGACATCGACTTCACGCGCGACCGGGCGGACTGGGAGAAGTTGTCGGACGACGAACGTGACTACGCCACCCGATTGTGCACCCAGTTCATTGCCGGCGAGGAGGCGGTGACCGAGGACATCCAGCCGTTCATGTCCGCGATGCGGGCCGAGGGACGGCTGGCCGACGAGATGTATCTGACGCAGTTCGCGTTCGAGGAAGCCAAACACACCCAGGTGTTTCGCATGTGGCTGGATGCCGTCGGAATCAGCGAAGACTTGCATCGCTATCTCGACGACTTGCCCGCCTACCGCCAAATCTTCTACGCGGAGTTGCCGGAGTGCCTCAACGCATTGTCGGCCGATCCCTCACCGGCCGCCCAGGTCCGGGCGTCGGTCACCTACAACCACATCGTGGAAGGCATGCTGGCGCTCACGGGCTACTACGCCTGGCACAAGATCTGTGTGGAACGCGCAATCCTTCCCGGCATGCAGGAGCTGGTCCGGCGCATCGGTGACGACGAGCGACGCCACATGGCTTGGGGCACCTTCACCTGTCGGCGCCACGTCGCCGCCGACGACGCCAATTGGACGGTGTTCGAAACACGGATGAACGAGCTCATCCCGCTGGCGCTGCGCCTCATCGAGGAGGGCTTTGCGCTGTACGGCGACCAGCCCCCATTCGACCTGTCCAAGGACGATTTCCTGCAATACTCGACCGACAAGGGAATGCGCCGGTTCGGCACCATCAGCAACGCCCGCGGCCGGCCGGTCGCCGAAATCGACGTCGACTACTCGCCCGCGCAGCTGGAGGACACCTTCGCCGACGAGGACCGGCGCACCCTGGCAGCGGCCTCGGCCTAG
- the gabD1 gene encoding succinate-semialdehyde dehydrogenase encodes MRSVTCSATLVLPVIEPTPADRRPRHLLLGSAGHVSGRLDTGRFVQTHPAKDVSVPIATINPATGETVKTFTAATDDEVDAAIARAHRRFADYRQTSFAQRARWANATADLLEAEADQAAAMMTLEMGKTLAAAKAEALKCAKGFRYYAENAEALLADEPADAAKVGASAAYGRYQPLGVILAVMPWNFPLWQAVRFAAPALMAGNVGLLKHASNVPQCALYLADVIARGGFPDGCFQTLLVSSGAVEAILRDPRVAAATLTGSEPAGQSVGAIAGNEIKPTVLELGGSDPFIVMPSADLDAAVSTAVTGRVQNNGQSCIAAKRFIVHADIYDDFVDKFVARMAALRVGDPTDPDTDVGPLATEQGRNEVAKQVEDAAAAGAVIRCGGKRLDRPGWFYPPTVITDISKDMALYTEEVFGPVASVFRAANIDEAVEIANATTFGLGSNAWTRDETEQRRFIDDIVAGQVFINGMTVSYPELPFGGVKRSGYGRELSAHGIREFCNIKTVWIA; translated from the coding sequence ATGCGATCGGTGACATGTTCCGCCACGCTGGTCCTGCCCGTGATAGAGCCCACCCCAGCCGATAGGAGGCCCCGACACCTCCTGCTCGGGAGCGCTGGCCACGTTAGTGGCAGGCTGGACACCGGACGATTTGTGCAAACCCACCCAGCAAAGGATGTCAGCGTGCCCATCGCCACCATCAACCCGGCTACCGGCGAAACAGTCAAGACATTCACTGCGGCGACCGATGACGAAGTCGACGCGGCAATAGCCCGGGCCCACCGGCGGTTCGCCGACTACCGCCAGACCAGCTTCGCCCAGCGCGCCCGGTGGGCCAATGCCACCGCCGACTTGCTGGAAGCCGAGGCCGACCAGGCCGCCGCGATGATGACGCTCGAGATGGGCAAGACGCTGGCCGCGGCCAAAGCCGAGGCACTGAAGTGCGCCAAGGGTTTTCGCTACTACGCCGAAAACGCCGAGGCGTTGCTGGCCGACGAACCCGCCGATGCGGCCAAGGTCGGGGCGTCGGCGGCCTACGGCCGATACCAGCCGCTCGGGGTGATCCTGGCGGTGATGCCATGGAACTTCCCCCTGTGGCAAGCGGTTCGGTTCGCCGCACCGGCACTGATGGCCGGAAACGTCGGCCTGCTCAAGCACGCGTCGAACGTGCCGCAATGCGCGCTGTACCTGGCCGACGTCATCGCCCGAGGCGGCTTCCCGGACGGCTGCTTCCAGACGTTGCTTGTTAGCTCGGGAGCCGTCGAAGCCATCCTGCGTGATCCCCGGGTCGCGGCGGCCACGCTGACCGGAAGCGAGCCGGCCGGCCAATCGGTGGGCGCTATCGCCGGTAACGAGATCAAGCCGACCGTGCTCGAGCTCGGCGGCAGCGACCCGTTCATCGTTATGCCGTCGGCCGATCTGGACGCCGCGGTCAGCACCGCCGTCACCGGCCGGGTGCAGAACAACGGCCAATCCTGCATCGCCGCCAAGCGGTTCATCGTCCACGCCGACATTTACGACGATTTCGTCGACAAGTTCGTCGCGCGGATGGCGGCGTTACGGGTCGGCGACCCGACCGACCCGGACACCGACGTGGGCCCGCTGGCCACCGAGCAGGGCCGCAACGAGGTTGCCAAGCAAGTCGAGGATGCTGCCGCGGCGGGCGCGGTGATCCGGTGCGGCGGAAAGCGTCTCGACCGGCCGGGCTGGTTCTACCCGCCGACCGTGATCACCGACATCTCCAAGGACATGGCTCTCTACACCGAGGAGGTCTTCGGTCCGGTCGCCTCGGTGTTCCGCGCGGCGAACATCGACGAGGCCGTCGAGATCGCCAACGCCACCACCTTCGGGCTGGGATCCAACGCCTGGACCCGCGACGAGACCGAGCAACGACGCTTCATCGACGACATCGTGGCGGGCCAGGTTTTTATCAACGGCATGACGGTGTCCTATCCCGAATTGCCGTTCGGCGGGGTCAAGCGCTCGGGCTATGGCCGGGAACTGTCCGCACACGGGATACGCGAGTTCTGCAACATCAAGACCGTCTGGATCGCCTAG
- a CDS encoding transmembrane protein gives MGWFSAPEYWLGRLALERGTAIIYLIAFVAAAQQFRPLIGEHGMLPVPRYLAGQSFWRTPSIFHFRYSDRVFAGVCWLGAVLSAAVVAGAASFVPLWATMLIWLTLWVLYLSIVNVGQAWYSFGWESLLLETGFLMIFLGNERTAPPILTLLLARWLLFRVEFGAGLIKMRGDSCWRSLTCLYYHHETQPMPGPLSWFFHHLPKPLHRIEVAGNHFAQLVVPFGLFTPQPAASIAAAIIVVTQLWLVASGNFSWLNWLTILLACSAIDTSSAAALLPMPAQPALSAPPQWFAGLVVVFTAAVLLLSYWPARNLLSSHQRMNMSFNPFHLVNTYGAFGSICRTRREVVIEGTDESPITEQTVWKAYEFKGKPGDPRRLPRQWAPYHLRLDWLMWFAAISPGYALPWMTPFLNRLLRNDPATLKLLRHNPFPQSPPRYVRAQLYQYRFTTVAELRRDRAWWHRTLIGRYVPPMSLRKVASPPAD, from the coding sequence ATGGGATGGTTTTCAGCGCCCGAATATTGGCTGGGCAGACTGGCGCTGGAGCGCGGCACGGCGATTATTTATCTGATCGCATTCGTCGCGGCCGCACAGCAGTTCCGGCCCCTCATCGGAGAGCACGGCATGCTGCCGGTGCCGCGGTATCTGGCTGGACAGTCCTTCTGGCGAACACCGAGCATCTTTCACTTTCGCTATTCCGATCGGGTGTTCGCCGGGGTCTGCTGGTTGGGTGCCGTGTTGTCGGCAGCCGTCGTCGCCGGTGCGGCCTCCTTCGTGCCGTTGTGGGCCACGATGCTGATCTGGCTGACGCTGTGGGTGCTCTACCTGTCCATCGTCAACGTCGGGCAGGCGTGGTACTCATTCGGTTGGGAGTCGCTGCTGCTGGAGACCGGCTTCCTGATGATCTTCCTCGGAAACGAGCGCACCGCCCCGCCGATTCTGACGTTGTTGTTGGCGCGCTGGCTGCTGTTCCGGGTCGAATTCGGTGCCGGATTGATCAAGATGCGCGGCGACTCGTGCTGGCGCAGTCTGACGTGCCTGTACTACCACCACGAAACACAGCCCATGCCGGGCCCGTTGAGCTGGTTCTTCCATCACCTGCCTAAGCCATTGCACCGGATTGAGGTGGCGGGCAACCATTTCGCCCAGCTCGTGGTGCCGTTTGGGTTGTTCACACCACAGCCCGCAGCCAGCATCGCCGCCGCGATCATCGTGGTTACCCAGCTATGGCTGGTGGCATCGGGAAATTTCTCCTGGCTCAATTGGCTGACCATCCTCTTGGCGTGCAGCGCGATCGACACATCTTCGGCCGCGGCGCTGCTGCCGATGCCGGCCCAGCCGGCGCTGTCGGCACCGCCGCAGTGGTTCGCCGGCCTCGTGGTCGTATTCACCGCGGCGGTGCTGTTGCTGAGCTACTGGCCGGCACGCAATCTGCTGTCCTCTCATCAACGAATGAACATGTCGTTCAACCCCTTTCATTTGGTCAACACCTACGGGGCGTTCGGCAGCATCTGCCGCACCCGCCGGGAAGTGGTAATCGAAGGGACCGACGAGTCACCGATTACCGAACAAACCGTCTGGAAAGCATACGAATTCAAGGGCAAGCCCGGTGATCCGCGCCGGCTGCCGCGGCAATGGGCCCCCTACCATCTGCGGCTGGACTGGCTCATGTGGTTCGCCGCCATCTCACCGGGCTACGCACTACCGTGGATGACGCCATTCCTAAACCGGTTGCTGCGCAATGATCCTGCGACGCTGAAGCTGTTGCGCCACAATCCTTTCCCGCAATCTCCGCCTCGGTATGTGCGCGCGCAGCTGTATCAGTACCGCTTCACCACCGTGGCCGAGCTGCGACGGGACCGAGCCTGGTGGCACCGCACGCTGATCGGGCGCTACGTCCCGCCGATGTCGCTACGCAAAGTCGCCTCGCCACCGGCCGATTGA